The Lutibacter sp. A64 genome segment TAATGGAATTACTAATTTTTTTATGTCTTTATCTACAATATAATTTCTAAGAAAAATAGTTCCATTAACGTAAATATTAATTTTATCACCATCAACTTTTCCAGCATCATAAATATTTAGTTGAAGTTGAGAAGTATTTGTAAACATTGTTAAATTTTGGTCAGGTTTTAGAATATTCATTTTTAAAGAGTCTAAAGTTAGGGCAACACTTACTGTTGATTTAACAGAATCTTCAACGTGTTTTGATTTTTTAATTAGTTTATCAATTTTCTTAGCTTTTCGTTCAATCTTTTCAATGTTTCTAAGTTTAATTTCGCCATTAATACAGTTAGTTCCGTCGTTATAAAGACCTATAAATTTTCCTTCTATGTTTTTTTTAGAATCTATAGTTTTTACATTACCATTAAAATTAATATAACAAAAATCGTAATCAGAAACTTCAGATTTAGTATAGATAATTCCAACTTCTTTAAAAGAAAGTATGTTGGTTTTAGAATTGTATGCTCCTGTAATAGCAGATTTGGTTTCATGTTCTCCACCAATATCTGTAATTGAAAAACCTGAAATTAAATTATCGTTTTCTATCAAATTTAGTTGGTAAGATATAAAAGATGAGTCGTTTAATTTTATAACACCTAAATATTCTTGTTCTTGTTGTGCAAAAATGATTTTGTTAACAAGTAAAAAGGTTAAAATAACAATAAAGTGTCTGTTTTTTTTAAACATTTTTCATTAATTTTGACGCAAATTTAAACTTAAAAGTTATGAAATTAAAAATTATTTTATCTTTAGCTGCTTTGTTATTAGTAACAAGCTTCAGTTATGCGTCTTTTCCTGTAAAAAGAGTTGCTACAGCAAATTCTGCTACAGAAATCAATAAAGATTTAGATGCAGAAGCATTAATTTCTCCAGCAGCTGCAGGATCACAAAAAAGTCAAGGTATTGCTTTATTATTAGGTGTCTTTTTAGGTGGTTTAGCAGGACACAAATGGTATTTAGGAAACCCTTGGTATATCAATGTGCTTTTTATAGTAACATTAGGTGGTTTTGGAGTTTGGTGGGTAATTGATATGATTAGAATTATTACTGGTGATTATCAACCACATAACGGAAGTTATAAAGCAGATTTCTTTTAAAAAATAACATTTTTTATAATTAAAAGAGAGGCAATTGCTTCTCTTTTTTTT includes the following:
- a CDS encoding TM2 domain-containing protein → MKLKIILSLAALLLVTSFSYASFPVKRVATANSATEINKDLDAEALISPAAAGSQKSQGIALLLGVFLGGLAGHKWYLGNPWYINVLFIVTLGGFGVWWVIDMIRIITGDYQPHNGSYKADFF